Proteins encoded by one window of Anaeromyxobacter sp.:
- a CDS encoding thioredoxin family protein, whose product MVACAPLLAACARSGAEPSAAAAQGRAGEAATAVAPRSVPRLVDLGAGTCIPCKAMAPILEGLRVEYVGRMEVVFIDVWKDRAAGETYGIHMIPTQIFFGADGQELARHEGFMGKDQILAQWKAVGVGF is encoded by the coding sequence CTGGTGGCCTGCGCCCCGCTCCTGGCCGCCTGCGCCAGGAGCGGGGCGGAGCCCAGCGCCGCCGCGGCCCAGGGCCGCGCGGGAGAGGCGGCCACCGCCGTGGCGCCTCGCTCGGTGCCGCGCCTGGTGGACCTCGGCGCCGGCACGTGCATCCCCTGCAAGGCCATGGCGCCCATCCTGGAGGGGCTCAGGGTCGAGTACGTCGGCCGCATGGAGGTGGTCTTCATCGACGTCTGGAAGGACCGCGCCGCCGGCGAGACTTACGGCATCCACATGATCCCCACCCAGATCTTCTTCGGCGCCGACGGCCAGGAGCTGGCGCGCCACGAGGGCTTCATGGGCAAGGACCAGATCCTGGCCCAGTGGAAGGCCGTCGGCGTGGGCTTCTAG
- a CDS encoding cytochrome C biogenesis protein: MVELLTAFGRAFEASAALALPAAFLWGVLSVVLSPCHLSSIPLVVAYMSGGDELPTGRRAVVLSGSFALGILGSIALIGALTVAAGRMAGDVGPWVTYALAAVFFAVGLNLLGILPLPSWSALPAGASRKGPAGALVLGLVFGAALGPCTFAFMAPLLGLAFRAGAGQAAYGVLLVALYGLGHSVAIVAAGASAQNVQRWLSWKAGARAAVLVRGVAGLAVMAGGAYFLYTAT; encoded by the coding sequence GTGGTGGAGCTCCTCACCGCGTTCGGCCGGGCCTTCGAGGCCTCGGCGGCCCTGGCCCTCCCGGCCGCCTTCCTCTGGGGCGTGCTCTCGGTGGTCCTGTCGCCCTGCCACCTCTCCAGCATCCCGCTGGTGGTGGCCTACATGAGCGGCGGCGACGAGCTCCCGACCGGCCGGCGCGCGGTGGTGCTCTCCGGCAGCTTCGCCCTCGGCATCCTCGGCAGCATCGCTCTCATCGGCGCCCTCACGGTGGCGGCCGGCCGGATGGCCGGCGACGTGGGGCCCTGGGTCACCTACGCGCTGGCCGCGGTCTTCTTCGCCGTGGGCCTGAACCTCCTGGGGATCCTGCCCCTGCCCTCCTGGTCGGCCCTGCCGGCCGGCGCCAGCCGGAAGGGTCCCGCCGGGGCCCTCGTCCTCGGGCTGGTCTTCGGCGCGGCCCTGGGCCCCTGCACCTTCGCCTTCATGGCGCCGCTCCTCGGCCTGGCCTTCCGCGCCGGCGCCGGCCAGGCCGCCTACGGCGTGCTCCTGGTGGCGCTCTACGGCCTGGGCCACTCGGTGGCCATCGTGGCCGCCGGCGCCTCGGCCCAGAACGTCCAGCGCTGGCTCTCCTGGAAGGCCGGGGCCCGCGCCGCGGTCCTGGTGAGGGGCGTGGCCGGCCTGGCCGTCATGGCGGGCGGCGCCTACTTCCTCTACACGGCGACCTGA
- a CDS encoding permease, which produces MPRTTRTALLLALGLAAWAAAYSAIHPLSEWLSFTVLGLARGSHLGEAVAFFLYDTPKVLLLLTLIVFAVGIVRSFFTAERTRAILAGKRESVGNVLAALLGIVTPFCSCSAVPLFIGFVEVGIPLGVTLSFLISAPMVNEVALVLLFGLFGWKVAALYLATGLTIAIVAGFVLGRLKLERFVEPWVYESMQAEATFEAERLGFTGRVDKGLEAVREIVGKVWPWVLAGIAVGAGIHGYVPEGVLAAFMGKSAWWSVPLAVLIGVPMYSNAAGIIPVVEALLGKGAALGTVLAFMMSVIALSLPEMIILRKVLRPRLIATFVGVVAAGIMLVGWLFNSIL; this is translated from the coding sequence ATGCCTCGCACCACCCGCACCGCGCTGCTCCTCGCCCTCGGCCTGGCCGCCTGGGCCGCCGCCTACTCGGCCATCCACCCGCTCTCCGAGTGGCTCAGCTTCACGGTCCTCGGCCTGGCGCGCGGCTCGCACCTCGGCGAGGCGGTGGCCTTCTTCCTCTACGACACGCCCAAGGTGCTGCTCCTCCTCACGCTCATCGTCTTCGCGGTCGGCATCGTCCGGTCGTTCTTCACGGCCGAGCGGACCCGCGCCATCCTGGCCGGCAAGCGGGAGTCGGTGGGGAACGTGCTGGCCGCCCTGCTCGGCATCGTCACCCCCTTCTGCTCCTGCTCGGCGGTGCCGCTCTTCATCGGCTTCGTCGAGGTGGGCATCCCGCTCGGCGTGACGCTCTCCTTCCTCATCTCGGCGCCCATGGTGAACGAGGTGGCGCTGGTCCTGCTCTTCGGCCTGTTCGGCTGGAAGGTGGCGGCGCTCTACCTGGCCACCGGGCTCACCATCGCCATCGTCGCGGGCTTCGTCCTCGGCCGCCTGAAGCTGGAGCGGTTCGTCGAGCCCTGGGTCTACGAGTCGATGCAGGCCGAGGCCACCTTCGAGGCGGAGCGGCTCGGCTTCACCGGACGCGTGGACAAGGGGCTGGAGGCGGTCAGGGAGATCGTCGGCAAGGTCTGGCCCTGGGTGCTGGCCGGCATCGCCGTGGGCGCCGGCATCCACGGCTACGTGCCGGAGGGGGTGCTCGCCGCCTTCATGGGCAAGTCGGCCTGGTGGTCGGTGCCCCTGGCGGTGCTCATCGGCGTCCCCATGTACTCGAACGCCGCCGGCATCATCCCGGTGGTGGAGGCCCTGCTCGGCAAGGGGGCGGCCCTCGGGACCGTGCTGGCCTTCATGATGTCGGTCATCGCCCTCTCGCTGCCGGAGATGATCATCCTGCGCAAGGTGCTCCGGCCGCGGCTCATCGCGACCTTCGTGGGCGTGGTGGCCGCCGGGATCATGCTGGTCGGCTGGCTGTTCAACTCCATCCTCTGA
- a CDS encoding TM0996/MTH895 family glutaredoxin-like protein translates to MKIQVLGTGCAKCKQLTSAAEKAVAELGLGVQVEKVEDLREIVKFKVMSTPALVVDGQVRSTGKVLSVEDVKGYLRG, encoded by the coding sequence ATGAAGATCCAGGTGCTCGGGACCGGCTGCGCCAAGTGCAAGCAGCTGACGTCTGCGGCCGAGAAGGCCGTGGCGGAGCTGGGGCTCGGCGTCCAGGTCGAGAAGGTGGAGGACCTCCGCGAGATCGTGAAGTTCAAGGTCATGTCCACCCCGGCCCTGGTGGTGGACGGCCAGGTGCGCTCCACCGGCAAGGTGCTGTCGGTGGAGGACGTGAAGGGCTACCTGCGGGGCTGA
- a CDS encoding Gfo/Idh/MocA family oxidoreductase has translation MPITHPGPLRVGLLGYGLAGRTFHAPLIAAAADLVLAAVVTRDGARRARLAVEHPGALALDSVEALLERRAALGLDLVVVATPNRSHAPLARAALEVGLAVVVDKPFAASAEEGRALAGLARERGLLLGVFQNRRWDGDFLTVRRLVAEGALGEVRRLESRFERWSPAPRAGWKERPGPEEAGGLLFDLGPHLVDQALLLLGPARSVYAELDRRRPGSLVDDDDFLAIGHASGARSHLWMSKVAAQRGPRFRVVGDRAAFTLHGLDGQEQALAAGARPGAPGWGEAAPETWGLLGLEGEARPVRTERGDYPAFYAGVATALRGGGPPPAAPEQAIAGLEVLEAARVAATTGQVQRLGS, from the coding sequence ATGCCCATCACCCACCCGGGCCCGCTGCGCGTCGGCCTCCTCGGCTACGGCCTGGCCGGCCGTACCTTCCACGCGCCGCTCATCGCCGCCGCCGCCGACCTGGTGCTGGCCGCCGTGGTGACGCGCGACGGGGCGCGGCGGGCCCGGCTGGCGGTGGAGCACCCGGGCGCGCTGGCGCTCGACTCGGTGGAGGCGCTGCTCGAGCGGCGCGCCGCGCTCGGCCTGGACCTGGTGGTGGTGGCCACGCCGAACCGGAGCCACGCGCCGCTGGCACGGGCGGCGCTGGAGGTCGGGCTGGCGGTGGTGGTCGACAAGCCGTTCGCGGCGTCGGCGGAGGAGGGGCGGGCCCTGGCGGGCCTGGCGCGGGAGCGGGGCCTGCTCCTCGGCGTCTTCCAGAACCGGCGCTGGGACGGCGACTTCCTCACCGTTCGGCGGCTGGTGGCCGAGGGCGCGCTCGGCGAGGTGCGCCGCCTCGAGTCGCGCTTCGAGCGCTGGTCGCCGGCGCCCCGGGCCGGCTGGAAGGAGCGGCCAGGGCCCGAGGAGGCCGGCGGCCTGCTCTTCGACCTCGGCCCCCACCTGGTGGACCAGGCGCTGCTGCTCCTCGGCCCGGCGCGGAGCGTCTACGCCGAGCTCGATCGCCGCCGCCCAGGGTCCCTGGTGGACGACGACGACTTCCTGGCCATCGGCCACGCCTCCGGCGCACGCAGCCACCTCTGGATGAGCAAGGTGGCCGCCCAGCGAGGTCCGCGCTTCCGCGTCGTCGGCGACCGGGCGGCCTTCACGCTGCACGGCCTCGACGGCCAGGAGCAGGCGCTGGCCGCCGGGGCCAGGCCGGGGGCGCCGGGCTGGGGCGAGGCGGCGCCCGAGACCTGGGGCCTGCTGGGGCTGGAGGGCGAGGCCCGCCCGGTGCGGACCGAGCGGGGAGACTACCCGGCCTTCTACGCCGGGGTCGCCACGGCGCTGCGGGGGGGTGGCCCGCCGCCGGCGGCGCCGGAGCAGGCCATCGCCGGGCTCGAGGTCCTGGAGGCGGCGCGGGTGGCGGCCACCACCGGCCAGGTGCAGCGGCTCGGGTCCTGA
- a CDS encoding cytochrome c: protein MKPPPDSASTWLGTACLGLLLGACGVGDSSSPGQAPGPGTVTITDSSGAATTRTTTAQADGTFTLDVAGLQTPYLLRLEWAEGRLYAVAERRENLDVNALTDAAFRSWHDDATDPDGRGDDAEDDLVFEGGDPDQARGLPLQARAFHAELAVALAPLLGRYGVADTRTDRDAVRLLLEDVQATRSGRVLTVTNRAAGGVIYTGRLSAPAVGTFTAANMPGGPGVPAQLTCTAFTYSAYGACQPGGTQARAVASASPSGCSGGAPVTSQACTYLPPVATCTAFTYSAYGACQPGGTQARAVASASPSGCSGGAPVTSQACTYLPPVATCTAFTYSAYGACQPDGSQVRAVASATPAGCAGGAPVTVRACLYVAPLDGAALYAQYCAGCHGDRKKGSSARSISRAIDKKTGGMGTAALRALTRAQIDAIAAAP, encoded by the coding sequence ATGAAGCCGCCGCCGGACTCCGCTTCGACCTGGCTGGGCACCGCCTGTCTCGGCCTGCTGCTCGGCGCCTGCGGCGTGGGAGACTCCAGCTCCCCCGGGCAGGCCCCCGGCCCCGGGACCGTCACCATCACCGACTCGTCCGGCGCGGCGACCACCCGCACCACCACCGCGCAGGCCGACGGGACCTTCACCCTCGACGTGGCCGGGCTCCAGACGCCCTACCTGCTCAGGCTGGAGTGGGCCGAGGGCCGCCTCTACGCGGTGGCCGAGCGCCGGGAGAACCTCGACGTCAACGCCCTCACCGACGCGGCCTTCCGCAGCTGGCACGACGACGCCACCGATCCCGACGGGCGGGGCGACGACGCGGAGGACGACCTCGTCTTCGAGGGCGGCGATCCCGACCAGGCGCGCGGCCTGCCCCTCCAGGCCAGGGCCTTCCACGCCGAGCTGGCGGTGGCCCTGGCCCCGCTCCTCGGGCGCTACGGCGTCGCCGACACCCGGACCGACCGCGACGCCGTCCGCCTGCTCCTCGAGGACGTGCAGGCGACCAGGTCGGGCCGCGTCCTCACCGTCACCAACCGCGCGGCCGGCGGCGTCATCTACACGGGGCGGCTCTCCGCCCCGGCGGTGGGCACCTTCACCGCCGCCAACATGCCGGGCGGCCCGGGCGTCCCGGCCCAGCTCACCTGCACCGCCTTCACCTACTCGGCCTACGGGGCCTGCCAGCCGGGCGGGACCCAGGCCCGCGCCGTGGCGAGCGCCTCGCCGAGCGGCTGCAGCGGAGGCGCCCCGGTCACCTCGCAGGCGTGCACCTACCTGCCGCCGGTGGCCACCTGCACCGCCTTCACCTACTCGGCCTACGGGGCCTGCCAGCCGGGCGGGACCCAGGCCCGCGCCGTGGCGAGCGCCTCGCCGAGCGGCTGCAGCGGAGGCGCCCCGGTCACCTCGCAGGCGTGCACCTACCTGCCGCCGGTGGCCACCTGCACCGCCTTCACCTACTCGGCCTACGGGGCCTGCCAGCCCGACGGCAGCCAGGTCCGCGCCGTGGCGAGCGCCACGCCGGCCGGCTGCGCCGGCGGCGCGCCGGTCACCGTGCGGGCCTGCCTCTACGTGGCGCCCCTCGACGGCGCGGCGCTCTACGCGCAGTACTGCGCGGGGTGCCACGGCGACCGGAAGAAGGGGAGCTCGGCCCGATCCATCAGCCGGGCCATCGACAAGAAGACCGGCGGCATGGGCACGGCGGCCCTGCGCGCCCTGACCCGGGCCCAGATCGACGCCATCGCGGCGGCGCCGTAG
- a CDS encoding DUF2378 family protein: protein MPVDQRDLQTRIAASTPRDTVRGLIFNAIFDTVEQHLGKAAAQACDPTGKAHRTDFFSFPVADFLTIIGRAVDQLEPELGSVDRAFFEVGYRALANVFGSTLGATLVALAGRSPRAILGQTPTAYRGTVSYGERRIQFVGEREALVTFSRDFLVPPFHCGVFTAALEPFGVKGLEVTGTQVALLDATYRVRWEA, encoded by the coding sequence ATGCCGGTCGACCAGCGGGACCTCCAGACACGCATCGCGGCCTCGACCCCGCGCGACACGGTCCGCGGCCTGATCTTCAACGCCATCTTCGACACCGTGGAGCAGCACCTCGGCAAGGCGGCCGCCCAGGCCTGCGACCCCACCGGCAAGGCGCACCGCACCGACTTCTTCTCCTTCCCGGTGGCCGACTTCCTCACCATCATCGGCCGGGCGGTGGACCAGCTCGAGCCCGAGCTCGGCTCGGTCGACCGCGCCTTCTTCGAGGTGGGCTACCGGGCCCTGGCCAACGTGTTCGGCTCCACCCTGGGCGCGACCCTGGTGGCGCTGGCGGGCCGGAGCCCGCGCGCCATCCTGGGCCAGACGCCGACGGCCTACCGCGGCACCGTCAGCTACGGCGAGCGGCGCATCCAGTTCGTGGGGGAGCGGGAGGCGCTGGTCACCTTCTCCCGCGACTTCCTGGTGCCCCCCTTCCACTGCGGCGTCTTCACCGCCGCGCTCGAGCCGTTCGGGGTGAAGGGCCTCGAGGTGACGGGCACGCAGGTGGCGCTGCTGGACGCCACCTACCGGGTCCGCTGGGAGGCCTGA
- a CDS encoding 4Fe-4S dicluster domain-containing protein, whose product MAHHASRSVYDRLTERLNRFPQGAPPSETLFEILKLLFSEREAALVSVLPIRPFTAARAARRWKTSLSEARGVLEALAARAILVDWEGADGTWYVLPPPMAGFFEFSLMRVRQDVDQRALAELFYQYLNVEEDFVRALFAGGETQLGRAFVNEPALSEENALHVLDFERASQVVRTASHRAIGLCYCRHKMAHLGRACDAPQDICMTFNTSAQSLVRHGHARAVGVAEGLDLLQQARERGLVQFGENVRQGVNFICNCCGCCCEALIAARRFAAAHPIHTTPFLPVVAEAACTGCERCVRACPVEALAAVSANDPRQPRRTVARLDLDRCLGCGVCLPTCRQGALTLAARPARRLTPLDSAHRAVLMALERGTLQDLVFDNRLLFSHRALAAFFGAILRLPPARRLLATGQVRSRYLEALVRRLA is encoded by the coding sequence ATGGCCCACCACGCCTCGCGCTCCGTCTACGACCGGCTCACCGAGCGGCTCAACCGCTTCCCCCAGGGCGCGCCGCCCTCCGAGACCCTCTTCGAGATCCTGAAGCTCCTCTTCAGCGAGCGCGAGGCGGCCCTGGTCTCGGTGCTCCCCATCCGCCCGTTCACTGCCGCCCGCGCGGCCCGGCGCTGGAAGACCAGCCTCTCCGAGGCCCGCGGCGTCCTGGAGGCCCTGGCCGCGCGCGCCATCCTGGTCGACTGGGAGGGGGCCGACGGCACCTGGTACGTGCTGCCCCCGCCCATGGCCGGGTTCTTCGAGTTCTCGCTGATGCGGGTGCGCCAGGACGTGGACCAGCGGGCGCTGGCCGAGCTCTTCTACCAGTACCTCAACGTGGAGGAGGACTTCGTCCGGGCGCTCTTCGCCGGGGGCGAGACCCAGCTCGGCCGCGCCTTCGTGAACGAGCCGGCCCTCTCCGAGGAGAACGCCCTGCACGTGCTCGACTTCGAGCGGGCCAGCCAGGTGGTGCGCACCGCCAGCCACCGCGCCATCGGGCTCTGCTACTGTCGCCACAAGATGGCGCACCTGGGGCGGGCCTGTGACGCGCCCCAGGACATCTGCATGACCTTCAACACCTCGGCGCAGTCGCTGGTGCGCCACGGGCACGCCCGCGCCGTCGGCGTGGCGGAGGGGCTGGACCTGCTGCAGCAGGCCCGCGAGCGCGGCCTGGTGCAGTTCGGCGAGAACGTCCGCCAGGGCGTCAACTTCATCTGCAACTGCTGCGGCTGCTGCTGCGAGGCGCTCATCGCGGCGCGCCGGTTCGCCGCCGCCCACCCCATCCACACCACCCCCTTCCTGCCGGTGGTGGCCGAGGCCGCCTGCACCGGCTGCGAGCGCTGCGTCCGGGCCTGCCCGGTGGAGGCCCTGGCCGCGGTGTCGGCCAACGACCCGCGGCAGCCCCGCCGCACCGTGGCGCGGCTGGACCTGGACCGCTGCCTGGGCTGCGGCGTCTGCCTGCCGACCTGCCGGCAGGGCGCGCTCACGCTGGCGGCGCGCCCCGCCCGGCGGCTCACCCCGCTCGACAGCGCCCACCGCGCCGTCCTCATGGCGCTGGAGCGCGGCACCCTCCAGGACCTGGTCTTCGACAACCGGCTGCTCTTCAGCCACCGGGCGCTGGCCGCCTTCTTCGGCGCCATCCTCCGGCTCCCGCCGGCCAGGCGGCTGCTGGCCACCGGGCAGGTGCGCTCGCGCTACCTGGAGGCGCTGGTGCGGCGGCTGGCCTGA